From one Synechocystis sp. PCC 6803 substr. PCC-P genomic stretch:
- a CDS encoding ABC transporter ATP-binding protein, with amino-acid sequence MSPMELTPETKAAVVTQGLTKRFDRQGAVTNVDLSIAEGAVYGLMGPNGAGKTTLIRMLATAEEPTKGEIYLFGDRLVAGADNLRIKQYLGYLPDDYPLYEDLNVWDYLDYFARLYHLKNPGRRHRIQEVLELVQLTSKRHSRINSLSRGMKQRLSLARTIIHEPILLLLDEPVSGLDPLARQQFRDIIRVLQAAGMTILISSHVLSDLAELCTAIGVMELGCLVESTTLADLYNRLGQRTISIFLLEGVEQLQDCLKNQPGVEDWQINYDQGDQPNSAPGTHCSVIFSGSPEDSANLLRNLIYAGCRVSQFHCQQEDLESIFLKLGHQQVS; translated from the coding sequence GTGTCCCCCATGGAATTAACCCCTGAAACCAAGGCCGCTGTGGTTACCCAAGGTTTGACCAAACGTTTCGATCGCCAGGGGGCGGTGACCAATGTGGATTTAAGCATTGCGGAGGGTGCCGTGTACGGTCTGATGGGTCCCAATGGGGCGGGGAAGACTACCCTAATCCGTATGTTGGCCACTGCGGAAGAACCCACCAAGGGGGAAATTTATTTATTTGGCGATCGCCTGGTAGCGGGGGCAGACAATTTACGCATCAAACAATATTTGGGCTATTTGCCGGACGATTATCCCCTCTATGAAGACTTGAACGTTTGGGATTATCTCGATTACTTTGCCCGGTTATATCATTTGAAAAATCCTGGCCGTCGCCACCGCATCCAGGAAGTGTTGGAGCTAGTGCAACTAACCAGTAAGCGCCACAGCCGCATTAACAGTCTTTCCCGGGGGATGAAACAACGGTTAAGTTTGGCCCGCACCATTATCCATGAGCCCATTTTACTCCTGCTGGATGAGCCGGTTTCCGGGCTGGATCCCCTCGCTCGGCAACAATTTCGTGACATTATTCGGGTGTTGCAGGCCGCTGGCATGACCATTCTGATTTCCTCCCATGTGCTCAGTGACCTGGCTGAACTCTGCACGGCGATCGGGGTGATGGAACTAGGTTGTTTGGTGGAAAGTACCACTTTGGCAGATTTATATAACCGGCTGGGGCAGCGCACTATCTCCATCTTCCTATTGGAGGGAGTAGAGCAATTGCAGGATTGCCTGAAGAATCAACCCGGTGTGGAGGATTGGCAGATAAACTATGACCAGGGAGATCAGCCAAATTCCGCCCCAGGTACCCACTGCTCTGTGATTTTTTCTGGTTCCCCGGAAGACAGCGCCAACCTGCTCAGAAATTTGATCTATGCTGGTTGTCGAGTCAGTCAATTCCATTGTCAACAGGAGGATTTAGAAAGTATTTTCCTCAAACTAGGACATCAACAGGTTTCTTGA
- a CDS encoding class I SAM-dependent methyltransferase — translation MTTPLEKKSTIEDIRSRFDKDVARFSSLETGQATTIDAPLAMSLITEAAISCTKNIRHVLDIGCGAGNNTLRLRQSANYDFNVDLLDLSAPMLMKAAERVQQLNRGLVRTIQGDFRSVSLPNSTYDVLIAAAVLHHLRDDEDWRQAFQKIYNLLAPGGSVWITDLVSHEQPAVQAMMWDRYGDYLVSLGGAEYRDKVFGYIDREDSPRPVTYQLDLLRSVGFDAVDLLHKNSCFAAFGAVKH, via the coding sequence ATGACCACACCCCTTGAAAAAAAGTCAACCATTGAAGACATCCGTTCCCGTTTTGATAAAGATGTGGCCCGTTTTTCTTCCCTCGAAACTGGCCAGGCGACAACCATTGATGCTCCCCTAGCGATGTCCCTAATTACCGAGGCGGCTATCTCCTGCACTAAGAATATTCGCCACGTACTAGATATTGGCTGTGGTGCTGGTAACAACACCCTTCGATTGCGTCAATCTGCCAACTATGATTTCAATGTTGACCTACTTGATCTAAGCGCACCCATGCTGATGAAAGCGGCGGAACGGGTCCAGCAATTAAATAGGGGTTTAGTCCGTACCATACAGGGGGATTTTCGCTCAGTAAGCCTGCCAAACTCCACCTACGATGTGCTCATTGCAGCGGCCGTGTTGCACCATTTACGGGATGACGAAGACTGGCGACAAGCTTTTCAGAAAATTTACAATTTACTTGCCCCCGGTGGTAGCGTTTGGATCACCGATTTAGTTTCCCATGAGCAACCCGCCGTCCAAGCAATGATGTGGGACCGGTACGGCGACTATTTGGTCTCCCTTGGTGGTGCGGAATATCGGGACAAGGTGTTCGGCTACATTGACCGTGAAGATTCTCCCCGACCCGTTACTTACCAGCTTGATTTGCTCCGTTCCGTTGGCTTTGATGCGGTTGATCTTCTGCATAAAAACTCTTGCTTTGCTGCATTTGGTGCGGTGAAGCATTGA
- a CDS encoding DinB family protein: MQTKNYFELMAQYNQWVNGKIYGVCAEIPDGMRKKDLGAFFKSIHGTLNHILYGDKAWLGRFTEQSLTSKSIGQELYQDFEALWAERRAMDQEILHWSQNLSSPWLEAPFEYTSNIDNKTRIMPTWVLVTHMFNHQTHHRGQVTTLIKQLGYEPGIVDLPWLPDLELNTGNGL; encoded by the coding sequence ATGCAAACAAAAAATTATTTCGAGCTAATGGCCCAATACAACCAATGGGTCAATGGGAAAATTTATGGGGTCTGTGCCGAAATTCCCGATGGTATGCGAAAAAAAGATTTAGGTGCTTTTTTTAAATCAATCCATGGAACCTTAAATCATATTTTGTATGGAGACAAAGCATGGCTGGGCAGATTTACAGAACAATCTTTGACATCAAAAAGTATTGGCCAGGAACTTTACCAAGACTTTGAAGCGCTATGGGCCGAGAGAAGGGCAATGGACCAAGAAATTTTACACTGGTCCCAGAACTTATCATCCCCATGGTTAGAAGCTCCTTTTGAATACACCAGCAACATAGACAACAAAACTCGCATCATGCCCACCTGGGTGCTGGTCACCCATATGTTTAATCATCAAACCCACCACCGTGGCCAAGTAACAACCCTGATCAAGCAACTTGGCTATGAACCTGGCATAGTGGACTTACCTTGGTTACCTGACCTTGAGCTAAACACTGGTAATGGGCTCTAA
- a CDS encoding class I SAM-dependent methyltransferase: MNQEKLLALMMDLHQDGARQGPGSETETLRALELTRIDPLAKLQVADIGCGTGASTLVLASKLQNAQITAIDIFPEFLDVLSTRAKVMGYSEKIETLTESMDKLSFADESLDLIWSEGAIYNLGFAQGIECWKPMLKTGGVLAVSEITWLNPLPPEEIRQHWNTEYPEIATASEKIAILEHGGYDLIGYFILPSTNWLDSYYTPVEERIHDFLKRHRGDLEAEELIKMERREMDLYSRFKNWFSYGFYVARKR, encoded by the coding sequence ATGAATCAGGAAAAATTATTGGCCCTGATGATGGATTTGCACCAGGATGGAGCACGCCAAGGGCCAGGAAGCGAAACCGAAACTCTACGAGCCCTCGAACTAACTCGAATTGATCCGTTGGCAAAACTTCAGGTCGCTGACATCGGTTGTGGTACTGGAGCATCGACTTTGGTTTTAGCAAGTAAACTGCAAAATGCACAAATTACTGCCATTGATATTTTTCCAGAATTTCTTGATGTTTTGTCCACAAGAGCAAAGGTAATGGGTTACTCCGAAAAAATCGAGACACTTACAGAATCAATGGACAAACTTTCGTTTGCAGATGAATCGTTGGACCTCATCTGGTCTGAGGGAGCGATCTATAATTTAGGCTTTGCTCAGGGGATTGAGTGCTGGAAGCCCATGCTAAAAACGGGTGGTGTGCTTGCGGTTTCAGAAATCACCTGGCTGAATCCCCTTCCCCCGGAGGAAATTAGACAACACTGGAACACGGAATACCCCGAAATCGCCACTGCTTCTGAGAAAATTGCAATTCTTGAGCACGGAGGCTACGACCTAATTGGATATTTCATTCTTCCATCAACAAACTGGCTAGACAGTTACTATACGCCAGTTGAAGAGCGAATACATGACTTCCTTAAGCGCCATAGGGGAGACCTAGAAGCAGAGGAACTAATAAAAATGGAACGCCGAGAAATGGATCTATACAGCCGATTTAAAAATTGGTTCAGTTATGGGTTTTATGTGGCCCGCAAACGATGA